In Shewanella sp. VB17, a single genomic region encodes these proteins:
- a CDS encoding GTP pyrophosphokinase: protein MNKLFRTFFIFLLLLSTRTSFAASYELQSQDKSDNYAVRPSLLKNLTGLNSILSHSNYIHRQTSSDLDALYSQAQPAQDELNLIIRKLTLNTSLIAALPPIKTHDRALNKITTKFGGDASQLTDLARASIIANNIQDLMHAYQALNEQTELLQVKNRFVSPKQSGYRDLNVLIKLPHTKMIVEVQLHLNDIAKIKNGSEHDNYKEVQSIMAAANSAKRDLFDTETARIIELRQHSHKQYHKAWLNYKRIDNAGLIPAIAA from the coding sequence ATGAACAAACTATTTAGAACGTTTTTCATTTTCCTACTTCTTCTTTCTACCCGCACCAGTTTCGCAGCAAGTTATGAGCTTCAAAGCCAAGATAAAAGTGATAACTATGCTGTAAGGCCATCACTACTCAAAAACTTAACGGGTCTGAATTCAATACTCAGCCACTCAAATTATATTCATCGACAAACAAGCAGCGATCTAGACGCGTTATACTCGCAAGCTCAGCCAGCTCAAGATGAGCTAAACCTCATCATTCGTAAGTTGACACTGAATACCTCGCTTATTGCAGCACTCCCTCCAATAAAAACCCATGATAGAGCCCTAAACAAAATCACAACCAAGTTCGGTGGTGATGCAAGCCAGCTCACTGACTTAGCAAGAGCAAGTATTATAGCTAATAACATTCAAGACCTTATGCATGCCTATCAAGCACTTAATGAGCAAACTGAGCTACTCCAAGTTAAAAATCGCTTTGTCTCTCCTAAGCAATCTGGTTACCGTGATCTCAACGTTCTGATCAAATTACCTCACACTAAGATGATTGTCGAAGTGCAGCTTCACCTTAATGACATAGCCAAAATAAAAAATGGCTCAGAGCATGATAACTATAAAGAAGTACAAAGTATTATGGCTGCAGCAAACAGTGCAAAAAGAGATTTATTCGATACAGAAACAGCAAGAATCATTGAATTACGTCAACACTCTCACAAGCAATATCACAAAGCATGGTTAAATTATAAGCGTATCGATAATGCTGGACTTATTCCCGCTATCGCCGCTTAA
- a CDS encoding NRAMP family divalent metal transporter, protein MGPGLLTAAAAIGASHLVASTRAGAEFGWRLAWVILAVNLLKYPFFAAGARYSAATGESLLHGYLKQGRGYLLLFSGLNIIAAIGSTAGVAMLTAAMLTLFVPLSIDLLTLIVLVSSLTLLILGHYALLDKLTKVIMLCLTISTLTAVALAFNIPTVLHSDFIPQSPWQWANIGFIVAMMGWMPAPIEVSAWNSLWLLEKQKNQPISKAQAILDFNFGYLLTSLLAVVFLALGSLVMHGSGEHFSSSGALFANQLITLYSQVLGHESKYLIGTVALLCIFSTTVTVIDGYSRTLNMGWQLLAKKQDSSQRLTGIMLTLCALSLAIVFFFKGALLPLLELVMILAFMTTVIFAGLNYKLMTSSALNKSDRYGWKMKCLSMLGMTYLIGFALLFIFWILTK, encoded by the coding sequence ATGGGACCAGGATTACTAACCGCAGCAGCAGCGATAGGCGCCTCTCATTTAGTTGCTTCAACCCGAGCAGGCGCAGAATTTGGCTGGCGACTTGCCTGGGTTATTCTTGCCGTAAACCTGCTTAAATATCCTTTTTTTGCTGCAGGTGCTCGATACAGCGCAGCCACAGGAGAAAGCTTACTCCATGGCTACCTAAAACAAGGACGAGGCTACCTGCTGCTATTTAGCGGACTTAACATCATTGCAGCGATTGGCAGTACCGCTGGCGTCGCCATGCTGACAGCAGCAATGTTGACACTATTTGTACCCTTATCAATCGATTTACTCACTCTTATCGTATTAGTTTCAAGTTTAACACTACTCATTTTGGGGCATTATGCCCTACTCGATAAATTGACTAAGGTGATCATGCTATGCCTTACGATTTCCACCTTAACTGCCGTGGCCCTAGCGTTTAATATTCCAACGGTACTTCATTCAGATTTTATCCCTCAATCTCCTTGGCAATGGGCCAATATAGGTTTTATCGTTGCCATGATGGGGTGGATGCCAGCACCAATAGAAGTCAGTGCTTGGAATTCTCTGTGGTTATTAGAAAAACAAAAAAACCAACCTATCTCTAAGGCACAGGCTATTTTGGATTTTAACTTTGGTTATCTACTCACTTCACTCTTAGCCGTTGTTTTCTTAGCATTGGGTTCATTAGTCATGCATGGCAGTGGTGAGCACTTTTCAAGTTCGGGAGCACTATTTGCTAATCAACTGATCACCTTGTACAGCCAAGTACTTGGTCATGAGAGCAAATATCTCATTGGTACCGTAGCCCTACTTTGTATTTTCAGCACCACAGTCACTGTCATTGATGGATACAGCCGCACACTCAACATGGGCTGGCAATTGTTGGCAAAAAAGCAAGACTCAAGTCAACGTCTGACAGGCATAATGCTGACTCTCTGTGCATTAAGTTTAGCCATTGTCTTTTTCTTCAAAGGTGCCCTACTCCCCTTACTGGAATTGGTCATGATACTGGCCTTTATGACTACCGTGATTTTTGCCGGACTTAACTATAAATTAATGACCAGCTCCGCTTTAAACAAGTCAGATCGTTACGGCTGGAAAATGAAATGTCTATCAATGCTAGGCATGACCTACCTGATTGGTTTTGCCTTATTGTTTATCTTTTGGATATTGACAAAATAA
- a CDS encoding DUF4447 family protein: protein MSKNTGLNAIEMQYLRLSLGLTPAQVGELSKASEEEVIAWETGEKPVSGLAEKKLIDIDETIEMQVLNTCDSIEALFKKEPKRQLSFLVYPNQALYAQYNPDFLGSLPLAELYNTSAWRIKKECQLILEVEVTLVAFNIESYKAYRDKEGLKESRENRAKWAATQI, encoded by the coding sequence ATGTCAAAAAATACTGGTTTAAATGCTATTGAAATGCAGTACCTGCGCTTATCTTTAGGCTTAACGCCTGCACAAGTTGGCGAGTTAAGCAAAGCAAGCGAAGAAGAGGTCATTGCATGGGAGACTGGTGAGAAACCTGTATCAGGCTTAGCAGAAAAAAAGCTCATCGACATCGATGAAACCATTGAAATGCAAGTTTTAAACACCTGTGACAGTATCGAAGCACTCTTTAAAAAGGAGCCGAAACGTCAACTAAGCTTCCTCGTTTATCCCAATCAGGCACTTTATGCTCAATACAATCCTGATTTTTTAGGATCTTTACCTCTGGCAGAGCTTTACAACACTTCAGCATGGCGCATTAAAAAAGAGTGTCAACTCATCTTAGAAGTTGAAGTAACCTTAGTGGCGTTCAACATTGAGAGCTACAAAGCTTATCGTGACAAAGAAGGCTTAAAAGAGAGCCGAGAAAACCGAGCTAAATGGGCTGCTACACAGATTTAA
- a CDS encoding M13 family metallopeptidase has translation MNKILVGGLCASLIIGLSACNNKTADIKTPNLNKTETATAVSKALDSGINFANFDKSVRPQDDFYSYVNGTWFNNAQIPSDRTGTGAFYELREKSRDDVKAIIEDVAATPNLLAGSDEQKVADLYRSFMDIETLNKLGIAPIQVELDKIDALKTKSALVSYFANSQIMGSDTPLGFYIDVDAKDSSRYATHIWQDGLSLPEKDYYFNQAERFVNIRKAYAKHIEKMFTLAGLNSPKANAEQVLALETAIASKHWDVVETRDSTKTYNLMTIKELTSLAPDIDWSGYLSILGVEKQQNIIINQPSFIKGFNEVFNANDLTTWQTYMKWKLLTHFASEMSVEFDNENFDFFFKTLNGQAEAEPRWKRGVNTINNILGEVVGKVYVKRHFAPEAKVRMQALVENLRGAYGESIDDLSWMSANTKVAAKEKLAKFNPKIGYPDKWEDYDQLTIKPDDLIGNNIRANKLTHEKELEKLAGPIRKWEWHMTPQTVNAYYNPTMNEIVFPAAILQAPFFNMDADDAVNYGGIGAVIGHEMGHGFDDQGAKFDGEGNMRDWWTENDLSEFSARGNALVAQYNGYAVFDDLHVNGELTLGENIGDLSGVTIAYKAYKKSLNGKEAPIIDGLTGDERFFIGFTQIWRAKIKEKTMRNRVATDPHSPAKFRSLGALSNMPQFYRTFNVKEGDAMYIAPAKQVKIW, from the coding sequence ATGAATAAAATACTTGTTGGGGGACTTTGTGCCTCGCTCATAATCGGACTTTCTGCCTGTAATAATAAAACTGCCGACATCAAAACTCCCAATCTCAATAAAACAGAAACAGCCACAGCAGTATCAAAAGCCTTAGATTCTGGAATAAATTTTGCGAACTTCGACAAATCAGTGCGCCCACAAGATGACTTCTACAGCTATGTTAACGGTACATGGTTTAACAATGCGCAGATCCCAAGTGACAGGACAGGCACTGGTGCTTTTTACGAGCTTCGAGAAAAATCACGTGACGATGTCAAAGCGATTATCGAAGATGTCGCCGCAACCCCTAATCTACTCGCCGGCAGTGACGAACAAAAAGTGGCTGATCTTTACCGTTCATTTATGGATATAGAAACGCTAAATAAACTAGGTATCGCACCTATTCAGGTAGAGTTAGACAAAATTGATGCATTAAAAACGAAAAGTGCATTAGTCAGCTACTTCGCCAATAGTCAAATAATGGGTAGTGATACTCCACTTGGATTCTATATCGATGTCGATGCAAAAGACTCAAGCCGCTATGCCACTCATATTTGGCAAGACGGATTAAGCCTGCCAGAAAAAGATTACTACTTTAATCAAGCTGAACGCTTCGTCAATATACGTAAAGCGTATGCCAAACACATTGAGAAGATGTTCACCTTAGCAGGCCTTAATTCCCCTAAAGCAAATGCTGAGCAAGTTTTAGCCCTAGAAACAGCCATCGCAAGCAAACACTGGGATGTCGTTGAGACGCGCGATAGCACTAAAACTTATAACTTAATGACAATTAAAGAACTGACTTCACTAGCACCAGATATCGACTGGTCTGGCTACCTAAGTATTTTAGGTGTTGAAAAACAGCAAAACATAATCATCAACCAACCTAGCTTCATTAAAGGTTTCAACGAAGTCTTTAATGCTAACGATCTAACGACTTGGCAAACCTACATGAAGTGGAAATTACTGACTCATTTTGCTAGTGAAATGAGTGTAGAATTTGATAATGAAAATTTTGATTTTTTCTTTAAAACGCTTAATGGTCAAGCAGAAGCTGAGCCTCGTTGGAAGCGCGGCGTCAATACTATTAACAACATATTAGGTGAAGTAGTAGGCAAGGTTTATGTAAAGCGTCACTTCGCACCAGAAGCCAAAGTGCGCATGCAAGCACTGGTTGAAAACCTTCGTGGCGCCTATGGTGAGAGCATCGATGATCTAAGCTGGATGAGTGCTAACACTAAAGTCGCTGCTAAAGAAAAGCTGGCTAAATTCAATCCTAAAATCGGCTATCCTGACAAATGGGAAGATTACGACCAACTCACCATCAAGCCCGATGATCTCATCGGTAATAACATACGCGCAAACAAACTCACTCACGAAAAAGAATTAGAAAAACTCGCAGGCCCTATCCGTAAATGGGAGTGGCATATGACACCACAAACTGTCAATGCTTATTATAATCCGACCATGAATGAAATTGTGTTCCCTGCAGCAATTTTACAAGCCCCGTTCTTCAATATGGATGCTGATGATGCAGTAAATTATGGTGGTATAGGAGCAGTTATCGGACATGAAATGGGTCACGGTTTCGACGACCAAGGCGCGAAATTTGACGGTGAAGGCAACATGCGTGATTGGTGGACAGAAAACGATTTGTCTGAATTTTCAGCACGCGGTAATGCACTTGTCGCTCAATATAATGGCTATGCTGTATTTGATGATTTGCATGTTAATGGAGAGCTGACACTCGGCGAAAACATCGGTGATCTCTCTGGGGTCACCATCGCTTATAAGGCTTATAAAAAGTCACTCAACGGCAAAGAAGCTCCAATTATCGATGGTTTAACGGGTGATGAACGTTTCTTTATTGGTTTCACTCAAATCTGGCGCGCCAAAATCAAAGAAAAAACAATGCGCAATCGCGTCGCAACCGATCCGCATTCACCGGCTAAATTTCGCTCTCTGGGCGCACTATCAAACATGCCGCAGTTCTATCGCACATTTAACGTGAAAGAAGGTGATGCAATGTACATAGCACCAGCAAAGCAAGTTAAAATCTGGTAG
- a CDS encoding TonB-dependent receptor: MKRLHTLPSLCAVAVTTVFTPNVMAVDESVERIEVTGSRIKRTDIEGPSPIQSINKDDIANMGFDNLQQLLERMPANGAGAFSTRGNSQDSTANGGASISLRGLGPDATLVLINGRRVASSAFAEGITNSFVDINNIPVSAIERIDILKDGASAIYGSDAIAGVVNIVLRKDIEGIEINLGLGEATGNGYDEQTASLVWGVKADKGSASIILDYFNNGTLSASEMGRFGTANQSPYGGRDLRSGRGFPGSFIVDKVKTVDPSCPADRDNGTACVFDFGPYNLVIPSAERIGAIGQFDYHFNDDLTAFFEFAVQHNTSEAGGAPTPLDEEAGLTVPGTHPNNPWGKDAVIDLYRTVDAGARRWDIESDSMRLVLGLRGVINDWDWEVSAQKGRSESSQTGDRSQGWVRTDYLQAEIDAGNYNPFGGTYNSAEVIDRITTSLVRQGESNISAYNASITGHAFTLADRDIMMATGVEYREEDVSDVPDVQFQRGLIYGTESVSAAAAREQYAAYVEFSVPLTDNFELQLAGRYDHYSDFGSTTNPKVAFQWGVTEDLTARASWSTGFRAPSLAQIGLGPSQASSFITDKYLCAANGPNHPDGTCRPLDFKSAFSGNPDLEAEESETWNIGMIWAPTQQFDIGFDVFSIVQDNKIDKLQLSDIYNANCNDQNSSVCKRFTPEPGKTFGDINEIESSFVNLGSQEVQGMDISAHYGLGLDQYGDVKFGLEWSYMHNFEKEINGETVDYTGEYKYPKNRWLATTNWMMDDLAANVNLSYIGEFEDFNKTRTVDEQLLVDMSGSYRFNDTIKLSVGVNNVFDEEPSFAIGDEDGDFYGYVTSVHNPMGRYVYTKVTFNF; this comes from the coding sequence ATGAAACGATTACACACTTTACCCAGTCTCTGTGCTGTGGCTGTTACTACTGTATTCACGCCTAATGTAATGGCCGTGGATGAATCAGTTGAGCGTATTGAGGTGACGGGATCTCGTATTAAACGCACTGATATTGAAGGTCCGTCGCCGATCCAATCTATTAATAAAGACGATATTGCCAACATGGGCTTTGATAACCTGCAGCAATTACTGGAGCGTATGCCTGCTAATGGTGCTGGTGCATTTTCTACTCGCGGCAACAGTCAAGACTCGACGGCAAATGGTGGCGCTTCTATTAGTTTACGTGGGCTTGGGCCTGATGCCACATTAGTCTTGATTAATGGACGACGCGTCGCCTCAAGTGCATTTGCTGAAGGCATAACCAATTCTTTTGTCGATATAAATAATATTCCGGTATCGGCGATTGAGCGTATCGATATTCTTAAAGATGGGGCCTCGGCCATCTATGGCTCCGATGCTATCGCCGGGGTGGTCAATATCGTGCTGAGAAAAGATATCGAAGGTATTGAAATTAATCTTGGTTTAGGTGAGGCAACGGGCAATGGTTACGATGAACAAACCGCAAGTTTAGTGTGGGGGGTAAAAGCAGATAAAGGCAGCGCCTCAATTATTCTGGATTATTTTAACAATGGTACCTTGTCAGCCTCTGAAATGGGCCGATTTGGCACCGCCAATCAAAGTCCGTATGGTGGTCGTGATTTGCGTTCTGGTCGCGGCTTTCCTGGTTCCTTTATTGTAGATAAAGTAAAAACTGTTGATCCCAGCTGCCCTGCCGATCGCGATAATGGTACGGCTTGTGTGTTTGATTTTGGCCCCTATAACTTAGTTATCCCGTCGGCTGAGCGCATCGGCGCCATTGGCCAATTTGATTACCACTTTAATGATGATTTGACCGCATTTTTTGAGTTTGCAGTACAGCACAATACCTCTGAAGCCGGCGGCGCGCCGACGCCATTGGATGAGGAGGCAGGCTTAACGGTACCAGGCACCCACCCCAATAACCCTTGGGGAAAAGATGCTGTTATCGACCTATATCGCACTGTGGATGCCGGCGCCCGTCGCTGGGATATTGAATCTGATTCAATGCGATTAGTCTTGGGACTTCGCGGGGTCATTAATGATTGGGACTGGGAAGTGTCGGCGCAAAAGGGGCGCAGTGAATCATCTCAAACGGGTGATAGAAGTCAGGGCTGGGTGAGAACCGATTACTTGCAAGCTGAAATCGATGCGGGGAATTATAATCCCTTTGGTGGTACTTATAATTCAGCTGAAGTGATTGATCGTATTACCACCAGTTTGGTCAGGCAAGGTGAGTCTAATATCAGCGCATACAATGCCAGTATTACAGGCCACGCATTTACCTTGGCTGATCGTGACATCATGATGGCAACCGGAGTGGAGTATCGTGAAGAAGATGTCAGTGATGTGCCAGATGTGCAATTTCAGCGCGGCTTGATATACGGCACCGAATCCGTATCAGCCGCCGCCGCTCGTGAGCAATATGCAGCGTATGTGGAGTTTTCAGTCCCGCTCACTGATAACTTTGAGTTGCAACTTGCTGGGCGTTATGATCATTACAGTGATTTTGGTTCAACCACTAACCCCAAAGTGGCATTTCAATGGGGGGTGACCGAAGATCTCACCGCCCGTGCTTCTTGGTCTACCGGCTTTCGTGCTCCGTCTTTAGCCCAAATTGGTTTAGGCCCATCACAGGCGAGCAGTTTTATAACTGATAAATATCTCTGTGCTGCCAATGGTCCAAATCATCCAGATGGTACCTGTAGACCGTTAGATTTTAAGAGCGCATTTTCTGGTAATCCTGATTTGGAAGCTGAAGAGTCTGAGACCTGGAATATTGGCATGATTTGGGCGCCGACTCAGCAGTTTGATATAGGCTTTGATGTTTTTAGCATTGTTCAAGACAATAAGATTGATAAGCTGCAATTGAGCGATATTTATAATGCTAATTGTAATGATCAAAATAGCTCTGTGTGTAAACGCTTTACGCCTGAGCCTGGTAAAACATTCGGTGATATTAATGAAATTGAATCAAGTTTTGTTAATTTGGGCTCGCAAGAAGTGCAGGGGATGGATATTTCTGCCCATTACGGACTCGGACTTGATCAATATGGCGATGTGAAGTTTGGTCTTGAGTGGAGTTATATGCATAACTTCGAGAAAGAGATTAATGGAGAAACGGTGGATTATACCGGCGAGTATAAATACCCAAAAAATAGATGGTTGGCGACCACTAACTGGATGATGGATGATTTAGCGGCCAATGTGAATTTAAGCTATATCGGTGAGTTTGAAGATTTTAATAAGACCCGCACGGTGGATGAGCAACTACTTGTGGATATGTCCGGCTCGTATCGTTTCAACGATACGATTAAATTAAGTGTTGGCGTCAATAATGTCTTCGATGAAGAGCCCTCATTTGCCATTGGTGATGAAGATGGAGATTTCTATGGCTATGTAACTTCGGTGCACAATCCCATGGGACGTTATGTTTATACTAAGGTGACGTTTAACTTTTAA
- a CDS encoding NAD-dependent malic enzyme: MDDHKRPLYLPFAGPAILEAPLINKGSAFTDEERVFFNLEGLLPHVIETIEEQASRAYDQYTNFTNDLDRHIYLRNIQDTNETLYYRLVQNHITEMMPIIYTPTVGLACERFSKNYRRNRGLFISYPHKDRIDDILNNSTRQKVKIIVVTDGERILGLGDQGIGGMGIPIGKLSLYTSCGGISPAYTLPITLDVGTDNPHLLEDPMYMGWRHQRIGGEEYTEFVEAFMQAVSRRWPNALIQFEDFAQKNAMPLLDRYKDQYCCFNDDIQGTAAVTVGSLLAACQAAKTRLSDQRIAFLGSGSAGCGIAEAIVAQMINEGLPEKQARQQVFMVDRWGMLQSNMPNLLPFQQKLAQQCDHVKSWENFSDNISLLDVMHNAKPTVLIGVSGAPGLFSEEIIKAMHQHCPRPIVFPLSNPTSRVEATPKDILHWTGGKALVATGSPFEPVVIEGEVYEIAQCNNSYIFPGIGLGVLAAGAKRVSDEMLMASSRALAECSPLAVNDEGPLLPPLEDIHRVSKHIAFAVAKVAVEQGHALPCTDEQLKKSIDNNFWTAEYRRYKRTSF, from the coding sequence ATGGACGATCATAAACGCCCGCTCTACCTTCCATTCGCTGGCCCCGCTATTCTTGAAGCCCCGTTAATTAACAAAGGTAGCGCATTTACCGATGAAGAGCGTGTATTTTTCAATCTCGAAGGCCTGCTTCCGCATGTGATTGAAACCATCGAAGAACAAGCATCTCGTGCCTATGACCAGTACACTAATTTTACCAATGATCTCGACCGGCATATCTACCTAAGAAATATTCAAGATACTAACGAAACACTATATTACCGATTAGTCCAAAATCACATTACCGAAATGATGCCCATCATCTACACACCTACGGTAGGTTTAGCCTGTGAACGTTTTTCTAAAAATTACCGTCGCAACCGCGGACTCTTTATTTCTTACCCGCATAAAGACAGAATTGACGATATCCTTAATAACTCGACTCGTCAAAAGGTCAAAATTATTGTCGTCACCGATGGAGAGCGCATATTAGGACTTGGTGATCAAGGTATTGGCGGCATGGGGATCCCAATAGGCAAACTCTCTCTTTATACAAGTTGTGGCGGGATCAGCCCTGCATACACGCTACCAATCACATTAGATGTGGGTACTGATAATCCACATCTACTCGAAGATCCTATGTATATGGGCTGGCGCCATCAGCGTATCGGCGGAGAAGAGTACACAGAATTTGTCGAAGCTTTCATGCAAGCTGTTAGCAGACGCTGGCCCAATGCTTTGATCCAATTTGAAGATTTTGCACAAAAAAATGCCATGCCATTACTTGATCGCTACAAGGATCAATACTGCTGCTTTAACGATGATATTCAAGGTACTGCGGCGGTCACTGTTGGCTCCTTGCTTGCAGCATGTCAAGCTGCTAAGACGCGTTTAAGCGACCAACGCATCGCATTTCTAGGCTCTGGCTCTGCTGGTTGTGGCATCGCTGAAGCCATCGTCGCCCAAATGATTAACGAAGGACTACCCGAGAAGCAAGCTCGTCAACAAGTCTTTATGGTTGACCGCTGGGGAATGCTCCAAAGTAACATGCCTAACTTACTGCCTTTTCAGCAAAAGCTAGCACAACAATGCGATCATGTGAAAAGTTGGGAAAATTTCAGTGATAACATTTCACTGCTTGATGTCATGCACAACGCAAAACCAACAGTGCTTATTGGTGTGTCTGGTGCACCAGGACTATTTAGTGAAGAGATTATTAAAGCAATGCATCAACATTGCCCTAGACCAATTGTCTTCCCACTTTCAAACCCAACAAGCCGTGTTGAAGCAACACCAAAAGATATTCTTCATTGGACTGGGGGCAAAGCCTTGGTTGCAACAGGAAGCCCATTTGAACCTGTTGTTATTGAAGGAGAAGTATACGAAATAGCCCAATGTAATAACAGTTACATTTTCCCCGGTATCGGCCTTGGTGTACTTGCAGCTGGCGCTAAACGTGTCAGTGATGAAATGCTAATGGCGTCAAGTCGCGCATTAGCCGAATGTTCACCTTTAGCCGTTAATGATGAAGGCCCACTATTGCCACCGTTAGAGGACATACATAGGGTGAGTAAACACATCGCCTTCGCCGTCGCGAAAGTTGCTGTAGAACAAGGACACGCATTACCTTGTACCGATGAACAGCTTAAAAAATCAATCGACAACAACTTCTGGACCGCTGAATATCGACGTTACAAAAGAACATCCTTCTAA
- a CDS encoding SMI1/KNR4 family protein, producing MHDIIEQLQEMSETVPIPLALPTFDQLVMAEEEILMPLPGELKQYLLYASDVIYGSLEPVTASDPNSHTFLPEVTAYAWSIGMPREYVPICQQGDNFYCIDQEGQVILWHTDGTESEYWESFWQWVEAVWMKS from the coding sequence ATGCACGACATCATAGAGCAACTACAGGAAATGAGTGAAACCGTACCTATTCCTTTAGCACTCCCTACATTCGATCAACTTGTTATGGCCGAAGAAGAAATCTTAATGCCTCTTCCTGGTGAACTAAAACAGTATCTACTTTATGCCAGTGATGTCATCTATGGCTCGTTAGAGCCTGTTACCGCAAGCGATCCTAATTCTCACACTTTTCTGCCAGAAGTCACAGCCTACGCTTGGTCAATTGGCATGCCACGTGAATATGTGCCTATTTGTCAGCAAGGTGATAATTTCTACTGTATCGATCAAGAAGGCCAAGTCATTTTATGGCATACAGACGGTACCGAAAGTGAGTATTGGGAGTCATTCTGGCAATGGGTCGAAGCAGTCTGGATGAAAAGCTAA
- a CDS encoding DUF1456 family protein → MINNDILRRIRFIFDYPNAKMIKIFAKANHEMTQELLINMLKKESEEGYQPCNDKIMCSFLDGLIIEKRGLKEGAEIPEPASQLNNNLIFKKLRVALEMREDDIISTLDLAEFTMSKSELGALFRKPGHKHFKECGDQVLRNFTTGLSLKHRGK, encoded by the coding sequence ATGATTAACAACGATATTTTACGCCGCATCCGTTTCATATTTGACTATCCAAATGCAAAAATGATCAAAATTTTTGCCAAAGCAAACCATGAGATGACTCAAGAGTTACTCATTAATATGCTTAAAAAAGAATCAGAAGAAGGCTATCAACCTTGCAATGACAAGATCATGTGTTCTTTCTTAGATGGCTTGATCATTGAAAAACGCGGCTTAAAAGAAGGCGCAGAGATCCCTGAGCCAGCATCACAATTAAACAATAACCTTATCTTTAAAAAGCTAAGGGTAGCACTTGAAATGCGTGAAGATGACATTATCAGCACGTTAGATTTAGCCGAATTCACTATGTCAAAATCTGAATTAGGTGCACTATTTAGAAAGCCGGGTCATAAACACTTCAAAGAATGTGGCGATCAGGTGTTACGTAATTTCACCACAGGTTTATCGCTAAAACATCGCGGCAAATAA
- a CDS encoding glutathione S-transferase family protein, whose translation MIKLYGVPRSRSLRVSWILEELGLDWQYHFIDFAKGDNHSPDFLAVNPCGKVPALIDNGLVITESAAIVLHLAEKYGDRKLLPEAGSDASALHHQWVSFIICELEQPLWTIGKHKFALPEELRQQSMFAVAKWEFDKAVALAEKWLPDSDYLFGDSVSAADILLGHTLLWATRFEQVILPKLAAYRDRVTSRSAMSKALDKELAGAE comes from the coding sequence ATGATTAAATTATACGGTGTACCTCGTAGCCGTTCATTGCGTGTATCCTGGATACTTGAAGAGTTAGGTCTGGATTGGCAATATCATTTTATCGATTTTGCTAAGGGCGACAATCATAGTCCAGACTTTCTCGCGGTGAACCCGTGTGGCAAGGTGCCAGCCTTGATTGATAATGGTTTGGTTATCACTGAATCCGCAGCTATTGTATTGCATCTTGCTGAAAAATATGGTGATAGGAAGCTACTGCCGGAAGCGGGAAGTGATGCAAGTGCACTGCATCACCAGTGGGTAAGCTTTATTATTTGTGAGCTTGAGCAACCGCTTTGGACCATAGGTAAACATAAATTTGCCTTACCTGAAGAGTTACGGCAGCAGAGCATGTTTGCTGTAGCAAAGTGGGAGTTTGATAAGGCAGTAGCACTGGCTGAAAAGTGGCTCCCTGATAGCGATTATTTATTTGGGGATAGTGTGTCAGCGGCAGATATATTATTAGGGCATACTTTATTATGGGCAACACGTTTTGAGCAAGTTATTCTGCCTAAGCTGGCGGCTTACCGTGACCGAGTGACGTCAAGAAGTGCCATGAGTAAGGCACTTGATAAAGAGTTGGCTGGCGCAGAATAA